The Candidatus Sericytochromatia bacterium nucleotide sequence ATACAGGACATTGACGTAGGCCGTGCGAGAATCCCGCAGGCGGGTGAAGGCGGCATTCAGGGCGTGCCGGTGCGCCTGTCTCAGCGACTCGGCGTCATTCACGTCGAGGCCGCCCTCTTCCAGCGTGCTCGCCAGTATTTCCACCACCCGCTCGGCCAGGTTGGGAATGGCGGTGAGGTAAATCCTGAAAGCTTCCACGTCTGGCCGACCCCCAGCGGATGGGCGATTCTCCCTTTGCTTTCCACATCGCAGGCAGGTTCTAACAGGCTTTCGGCGCTTCCGCAACGTGGGGCGCCTGCATGATAGAATCGTGATCGTGACGGCCGCTTGCGTTCCCGTCTTACCTGGCCCGGCATTCGATGGTGAAGTCTGCCATGTCTATCGCCCCTGACAAGTTTCTTCGTTCCCTGGGTCCCGCTTTCGATGCGATGGCCTCCGGCTTGGTGCTGGTCGGGGCGCCGCCCGCCGTGGGGAAAACCTGCGTCAGTTTGAATCTGGCCGCTCATTATGCCGGACATCTGGGGGAAGGGGTGCTTTACTTCTCACCCGTGACCCCTCGCGAGGTCATTCTTGCGCGGCTGGCGAAGAACGTGACGCCGGAGGGGCAGTCGGTCGACCCCGGCCGGGTGGCGGAGTGGCCCTTGTGCATTCTGGACGGCCCGGCACCGACCAGTGCTTCGCTGCTTGAAGCGGCCACGGCTTACGTCGCGCAACACGGGCAACCAGGCTTGGTGCTGGTCAACGATCTGCAGAGCTTACGACCCGGCAACA carries:
- a CDS encoding DnaB-like helicase C-terminal domain-containing protein translates to MSIAPDKFLRSLGPAFDAMASGLVLVGAPPAVGKTCVSLNLAAHYAGHLGEGVLYFSPVTPREVILARLAKNVTPEGQSVDPGRVAEWPLCILDGPAPTSASLLEAATAYVAQHGQPGLVLVNDLQSLRPGNTALSGVAAAIDIMADMRGVAKVCEAPLLLFSQLAEGKTISTTVREQADRVVTVSLSREDTQHKYLRVFWADTPDPEGECYDLALVRATGVLKPHP